A single window of Onychomys torridus chromosome 8, mOncTor1.1, whole genome shotgun sequence DNA harbors:
- the LOC118590419 gene encoding LOW QUALITY PROTEIN: uncharacterized protein LOC118590419 (The sequence of the model RefSeq protein was modified relative to this genomic sequence to represent the inferred CDS: deleted 1 base in 1 codon; substituted 7 bases at 7 genomic stop codons), whose product MGQLAAKSASTPLSLTLSHWSAVTDRALNLAVWVRKGKWQTFCSSEWPTFGVGWPVDGTFDLNIIRAVKQKVFIPGSHRHPDQQAYIWVWEDLVTDPPKWVRPFLTAPVAPSLTSAPILVTKPSQSTPLLTASPPQFPLPESQNDLISFALDCPPPPRPPPYLPEPRPSGRDWAQGDMPALQYWPFSSSDLYNWKNNNPPFSEYPSRLTGLLDSIMYSHQPTWDDCQQLLGILFTTEERERIFLEARKLVPWPDGQPTQLPTLIDERFPLRRPTWDPNTPEGREHLSLYHQTLMAGLRAAARRPTNLAKVGEVLQGPDETPSTFLERLMEAYRRYTPFDPQSEEQKGAVAMAFIGXSAADIRRKLQRLDGLQGLSLRDLVKEAEKVYYKRETAEEKEARLEKEREEKEKQREKWQNQNLSRILAVAVKDNSGPRGKGGRPPLKLNQCAYCKEEGHWAQECPKKQRGXGWSVLALEDXGSQGSEPLPELRVTFEVEGTPVDFEVDTGAVFSAIQQPLGPLSSHKSLVQGANRSRERPWTTQRTVNLGKGTVQHSFLVLPDCPAPLLGRDLLTKLGAQITFTAQGPELKFAHPMVRDFHLLTLELPATEEYRLYGTTIPAAQLTMVPTGLGNEEWIRRCPEAWAETGGPGLAVEQPPVVVTLKPTAVPARVRQYPLSREAREGIKPHIEXFLELGILRPCQSDWNTPLLPVRKPGTNDYRPVQDLREVNTXVMDIHPTVPNPYNLLSTLPPERNWYTVLDLKDAFFCLPLHPDSQKLFAFEWSDPKKGRTGQLTWTRLPQGFKNSPTIFDEALHQDLREFRETTPEVTLLQYIDDLLLATDNRDACRRGTEKLLGTLAKLGYRASAKKAQICQNGVTFLGYSLEGGKRWLTDAXKKTVANIPAPSDRRQLREFLGAAGFCRLWIPGFAAITEPFSPLLKEKNSFVWQKEHQIAFQTLKKALLSAPALALPDVSKPFTLYLHEKKGVAVGVLAQALRPWKRPVAYLSKRLDPVARGWPTCLRAVAAAATLVRDVDKLTLGQHLTIIAPHALESIVRQPPERWLSNAQATYYQTTLLDRDRITFGPPSLLNPATLLPISSEEGEMNXSHNCEAILAEETGVQKDLTDQPLAHSDLIWYTDGSSFLSEGQRKAGTAVVDKNRVIWSSSLPEGTSAQKAELIALTRALTMAAGKRATIYTDSRYAFTTAHVHGAIYRKRGLLTSARREIKNKRKIEALLEAVMLPQELAIVHCPGHQKGDSPVAVGNRKADQEAKEAALRDPRSLAIHASTLKDPAPEEAPPLELLKDTLERIHKLTHLGSRKLIQLTTEDKTLSPSEKKQMAEKVVAACRACQQVNAYPGKLAPGKRLRGTHPGQHWEVDFTEVKPAKYGLKYLLVFVDTFTGWVEAYPTKKETAAIVTKKILEEIFPRFGLPQVIGSDNGPAFMAQVRQGLTKILGMDWKLHCAYRPQSSGQVERTNRTIKETLTKLTMETGSRDWKMLLPYALFRARNTPSFMGLTPFELLFGCVPPVKNLTIQQGEIMPSPLSDRLQALASVQHTLWKQLSAVYQPGGDSAAHQFHVGDFVYIHRHQHQTLEPRWKGPYQVLLTTPTAVKVDGIAAWIHGSHLKPAPVPDLEADLDWTVEWTEHP is encoded by the exons atgggacagttgGCCGCCAAGTCTGcgtccacccctttgtccctaaccctctctcattggtcggcagtgacggaccgcGCATTGAACCTGGCGGtttgggtgaggaagggaaagtggcagactttctgttcgtctgaatggcccaccttcggagtcgggtggccggtagatggtacttttgatcttaatataatcagagcagtcaaacaaaaggttttcattccaggttcacacagacacccggaccagcaggcctacatttgggtatgggaggatctggtgactgaccctcctaagtgggtcagacccttcctgactgctcctgtAGCACCTTCACTCACTTCTGCTCCGATTCTTGTGacaaaaccttcccaatcgactccattactGACTGCATCCCCTCCTCAATTCCCCTTACCTGAAtcccagaatgacctcatttcatttgccttagactgcCCACCACCGCCACGACCGCCTCCCTATCTGCCCGAACCACGACCTTCTGGCAGAGACTGGGCCcaa ggtgacatgcccgctctccaatactggcccttttcctcctctgatttatataactggaaaaataataaccctccattttctgagtacccctccagattaacaggtctcttagattccatcatgtattctcaccaacctacttgggatgattgccagcagctcctggggatcctcttcactacggaagagagagagcgcattttcctggaagccaggaaactagtcccctGGCCAGATGGGCAaccgactcaactccccaccctgattgatgagcgcttcccactaagacgaccaacctgggacccaaataccccggaaggtagggagcatctgtccctctatcaccagactctaatggcgggtctccgtgcagcagccagaaggcccactaatttggctaaggtaggtgaggttctccaagggcctgatgAAACCCCCTCtaccttccttgaaaggctcatggaagcatacaggaggtatacgcctttcgatccacagtctgaagaacaaaagggggcggtagcgatggcctttataggatagtcagctgcagacataagacgcaagttacagagattagatggtttgcagggactgagtttgagagatttagtcaaggaagcagaaaaggtttattataaaagagaaactgcagaggaaaaagaagccaggttagaaaaagagagagaagaaaaagaaaaacaaagagagaaatggcaaaatcaaaatttatcacggatcctggcagtggcagtgaaagacaactcagggcctcgaggAAAAGGAGGTCGCCCACCTTTAAAGCttaaccaatgtgcatactgcaaggaagagggtcattgggcccAAGAGTGCCCCAAAAAACAGAGAGGATGAGGctggtcagtcttggcccttgaggactgaggaagtcagggttcggaacccctccccgagctccgggtaacctttgaagtggaggggaccccagtcgactttgaagtagatacgggagcagtcttttcagcaatacaacaaccgctcgggccactatcttcccacaagtctctagtccaaggggccaacaggagtagagagagaccctggaccactcagagaacagtcaacttggggaaaggtactgtgcaacattcttttctggtccttccTGACTGTCCAgcgcctctcctggggagggatcttctgacaaaattaggagcccaaataacttttactgcccaaggacctgaattaaagtttgcccatcccatggtcAGGGACTTCCAcctcctcactctagaactcccagcaacagaggaatatcggctgtatgggaccaccatccccgcggcccaactgaccatggtccccacaggattgggaaatgaagaatggatccGCAGGTGCccagaggcttgggcagagacggggggacctggactggcagtagaacagccacctgTTGTGGttaccttaaaacccacagcagttccggctcgggtaagacaataccccctcagccgagaggccagagagggcatcaaacCCCACATAGAATGATTCCTAGAACTTGGCATACTAAGACCATGCCAATCGGATTGGAATACTCCGCTCTTGCCAGTAAGGAAGCCGGgaactaatgattatagaccCGTCCAAGACCTACGGGAAGTAAACACTTGAGTAatggacatacaccccacagtgcccaacccctacaaccttctaagtacgctgcccccagaacgaaattggtacacagttctagacctgaaggatgctttcttttgcCTGCCCCTTCACCCAgactctcagaaactttttgcctttgaatggtcagaccccaAGAAGGGAAGAACGGGGCAGTTAACTTGGACCAGGCTCCCACAGGGATTCAAGAACTCTCCAACCATCTTCGATGAGGCCTTGCATCAGGACCTCCGGGAGTTCCGAGAGACAACCCCCGAGGTCACTCTCCTCCAATACATTGATGACCTCCTACTGGCTACTGACAACCGAGATGCCTGTAGGCGGGGGACAGAGAAACTACTGGGTACCTTGGCAAAATTGGGATATAGAGCATCTGCCAAGAAGGCACAAATTTGCCAGAATGGAGTCACCTTTCTCGGCTACTCtcttgaaggagggaaaagatggcTGACAGATGCCTGAAAGAAAACGGTGGCCAACATCCCTGCCCCATCGGATCGCCGTCAACTGCGGGAGTTCCTAGGTGCGGCAGGGTTCTGTCGCCTATGGATCCCAGGATTCGCCGCCATAACTGAGCCATTCTCCCccttactcaaggaaaagaactCCTTTGTCTGGCAAAAGGAACACCAGATAGCGTTCCAGACGCTGAAAAAGGCgctcctgtcggcacctgccctcgcccttcctgatgtgagtaagcccttcactcTGTACCTCCatgagaaaaagggggtggcggttggtgtactagcgcaagctctcaGACCTTGGAAAAGGCCCGTCGcctacttatccaaacgactcgacccagtggctagaggatgGCCTACCTGCCTGCGGGCAGTAGCAGCAgcggctactctggtgagagacgtggacaaattgactctggggcagcacctgaccatcattgctccccatgcgctggagagcattgttcgccagccacctgaaagatggctgagcaatgcccaggccacctattaccagacaacgctactagaccgagaccgcatcacatttgggcccccgtcccttttaAATCCGGCGACTCTCCTTCCAATCTCCTCGGAGGAGGGTGAG ATGAATTAGTCCCATAACTGTGAGGCTATCCTAGCCGAAGAGACTGGGGTccaaaaggacctaacagaccagcctctagcccactctgatctgatatggtatacggatggcagcagcttcctgagtgaggggcagaggaaagcgggaacagccgtagtggacaaaaatcgggtaatttggtctagtagcctcccggaaggaacttcagcccagaaagcagaattgATCGCGCTCACGcgagctctcaccatggctgcagggaaacgggccacaatctatactgacagccggtatgcgttcacaacagcgcatgtgcatggggcaatatatcgaaAAAGGGGGCTACTAACATCGGccagaagagaaattaaaaataaaagaaaaattgaggccctattggaggctgtaatgttgccccaagagctggccatcgtacactgccctgggcaccaaaaaggggactccccagtggccgtgggaaacaggaaggctgatcaagaggcaaaggaggctgccctccgggatccaaggagcctggccattcacgcctcAACTCTGAaggatccagctcctgaagaggctccacccctggaacttctgaaagacactctggaaaggattcataaattaacccatctgggcagcagaaaattgatccagctgactacagaagataagactctctccccatctgagaagaaacaaatggcagagaaggtggtagctgcttgccgggcctgccagcaggtaaatgcatatcctgggaaactggcccccggaaaaagacTACGAGGAACccaccctggccagcattgggaagtagacttcaccgaggtaaagccagctaagtatggcctaaagtacctgctagtgtttgtagatacctttacaggatgggtagaagcctaccccaccaaaaaggagactgcagcaatagtcactaagaaaatcctggaagaaatcttcccaagatttggactgcctcaggtaattgggtcagataatggcccagcattcATGGCCCAGGTAAGGCAAggactgacaaaaatactggggatggactggaagctgcattgtgcatacagaccccagagctctggacaggtagaaagaaccaacaggaccattaaggagaccttaaccaaattgaccatggagactggctctagagattggaagATGCTCCTAccatatgccctctttagagctagaaataccccttccttcatgggtcttactccctttgaactgctctttgggtgtgtacccccagttaagaacctaaccatccagcaaggagaaatcatgccttcccctctgtctgacaggctgcaagctttagcatctgtccaacatacactgtggaagcagctgTCCGCGGTGtaccaacccggcggggacagcgctgcccatcagttccacgtgggggactttGTATACatccacagacaccagcatcagactttggaaccccggtggaagggaccataccaagtcctgctgaccaccccgacggcagtcaaggtggacgggattgctgcctggattcatggctctcatctcaaacctgcccctgtCCCTGACCTGGAGGCTGatctggactggactgtggagtggactgagcatccc